The Niastella koreensis GR20-10 genome includes a window with the following:
- a CDS encoding DUF6496 domain-containing protein: MPTKKAIKRARRDKQQGKSASTQAGEFVRDEIDKIRKGEHGVRNTKQAIAIGLSEARRAGVKLNPPKAGTTSEKTRKQAERELKQGAAHKPVSAKRSRARVKALKREGTGAVSHEALSRQAHTAAGRRSATNRSAAAKKAALTKGPRKRSQAAKKAARTRARTGR, translated from the coding sequence ATGCCAACAAAAAAAGCAATAAAACGTGCCAGGCGCGATAAACAGCAAGGTAAATCGGCCAGTACCCAGGCTGGTGAGTTTGTTCGAGATGAAATTGACAAAATCCGCAAAGGCGAACATGGCGTTCGTAATACCAAACAAGCCATTGCTATTGGTTTATCTGAAGCCCGCCGTGCCGGGGTTAAATTAAACCCGCCCAAAGCTGGTACCACTTCTGAAAAAACACGTAAACAGGCTGAGCGCGAATTGAAACAAGGCGCAGCACATAAACCTGTTTCAGCCAAAAGGTCCCGGGCCCGGGTAAAAGCATTAAAAAGGGAAGGCACTGGCGCCGTTTCGCATGAGGCACTCTCCCGCCAGGCGCATACTGCAGCCGGCCGGCGTTCGGCCACCAATCGTTCAGCCGCTGCAAAGAAAGCCGCCCTAACAAAAGGCCCGCGTAAACGGTCACAGGCAGCTAAAAAAGCCGCGCGTACCCGTGCCCGCACCGGTCGTTAA
- a CDS encoding nitroreductase family protein: MKKSELINELIQTRRSVFTQQFEAGKVIPDEIIWQALENANWAPNHKFTEPWRFTVFTGNGLQKLAEQQAEIYKQYAGPKFKQNKYEQMKVTPQQCSHVIAIGCKRHTDQLPEIEEVAAVACAVQNIYLTISAYENIGGYWSTGGITFIEEAKPLFGLGHDDVLMGFFYLGYVKVPSVAGKRKPVEEKVTWVN; encoded by the coding sequence ATGAAAAAAAGCGAATTAATCAATGAACTGATCCAAACACGCAGGAGTGTGTTTACACAACAATTTGAAGCGGGAAAAGTTATTCCGGATGAGATCATTTGGCAAGCCCTTGAAAACGCCAACTGGGCACCCAACCATAAGTTTACCGAGCCCTGGCGGTTTACTGTTTTTACCGGTAACGGCTTACAAAAGCTGGCCGAACAACAGGCTGAGATCTATAAACAATACGCCGGCCCAAAGTTCAAACAAAACAAATATGAGCAAATGAAGGTAACGCCCCAGCAATGCTCACATGTGATTGCAATTGGCTGCAAACGGCATACAGATCAGCTGCCCGAAATTGAAGAAGTGGCGGCGGTGGCCTGCGCCGTACAGAATATTTACCTTACGATTTCAGCGTACGAGAATATTGGCGGTTACTGGAGCACCGGCGGCATCACTTTTATTGAAGAAGCAAAACCTTTATTTGGCTTGGGGCACGATGATGTGCTGATGGGTTTCTTTTACCTGGGTTATGTAAAAGTTCCATCTGTGGCGGGTAAACGAAAACCGGTGGAGGAGAAAGTGACCTGGGTTAATTAG